From a region of the Odoribacter splanchnicus DSM 20712 genome:
- a CDS encoding SusC/RagA family TonB-linked outer membrane protein — translation MRKQGCKKWALYVPQLVALLLVFNLNLNATAFSQHQRLNLKLKDATLEEFISAIKRQCDVGFIYDYNKTKDLKGITVTAVNEEISAVLEQALRGTGFTAEIDNNTIILRKSAVPQTVQVAKRISGQVMDKSGNALPGVTVMIKGTALGTTTGVNGDFEISLPNPVGQTLVFSFIGMTSVEMTLKNTEPLTVVLKEEATEMEEVVITGIYSRKKESFTGSSQTYTHKELKMIGNTNVLQSLKTIDPSFAIIENNQFGSDPNTLPDINVRGKTSVVGLTQEYDTDPNQPLFILDGFESTLKAISNLSMDRVASITVLKDAAATAIYGSKAANGVIVVETKAPEAGKLQVNYNGNLNFSFADLSDYNLMNAREKLAFEKLAGRYGPLDANGEIIDEGYQSTYYQRLAEVEKGVDSYWLNEPLRFATSHSHDLFIEGGDSRMRYGLGVNYNRTAGVMKGSDNNVLNGNVRLIYRYKNLAFTDYVNFDYSVSDREKVAFSKFSQANPYYRKVNDYGEPEAVLEKYKLMSGDEYVFNPLYDMSLNSSNRTRNFGFRNNFEVDWRVIEPLRLRARISVSKSVSKQEVFQSPKASVFYGKSEKEKGSYSETNGDVLSYDGDLNATFGKLFDNKHMVNAVVGMQVSDNKNKTSGFRAIGYVDDRNITPTFSNGYPSGEKPSYSNSQKRSASYYMNGGYAYDNRYLLDANFRADGSSVFGVSNKFTTTWAVGVGWNIHNESFVKNCAFIDFLKLRYSIGNPGNQNFSLYMSSNMYSYTTSFNNPFGLGARISSYGNPNLEWQKTIDQNFGFDVEIFHRRLRLNFDYFMKNTDPLLVSVTLPTSTGTASVPTNLGKQTTKGYTLSANVVVLQKEELNWSINGNLRHLKYEYKNIGNALEKYNAQNRKDETDQKIGSSNLKRYYDGGSPSDIWAVRSAGIDPVTGREIFIKKDGTQTFEFDYNDEVIVGNSDPKLEGVIGSSFYWKGLSASINFRYRVGGQIFLSALYNKVENISDQDVYYNQDKRALYDRWQKPGDVAKFKAISLNETTPMSSRFVADENTLSCESVSIGYETQARWLRHFGASSMTIRGYMNDIFRISTVKNERGLDYPFARSVAFSLGIRF, via the coding sequence GCAGGCTTTAAGGGGGACGGGGTTTACGGCGGAAATAGATAACAATACGATTATTCTGCGGAAATCGGCTGTCCCGCAGACAGTACAAGTGGCTAAGCGGATTAGCGGTCAGGTGATGGACAAAAGTGGGAATGCATTACCGGGTGTAACCGTTATGATTAAAGGAACGGCCTTAGGAACGACAACGGGGGTAAACGGAGATTTTGAAATCAGCTTACCGAATCCTGTAGGCCAGACTTTGGTATTTTCTTTTATCGGAATGACTTCGGTTGAAATGACTTTGAAGAATACAGAACCTTTGACCGTTGTGTTAAAAGAAGAAGCGACGGAGATGGAAGAGGTGGTGATCACCGGTATTTATTCCAGGAAAAAAGAGAGTTTTACCGGTTCTTCCCAGACCTATACCCATAAGGAGTTGAAGATGATCGGGAATACCAATGTCTTGCAAAGTCTGAAAACCATCGATCCTTCTTTTGCGATCATTGAGAATAATCAGTTCGGCTCTGACCCCAATACTTTGCCGGATATTAATGTGCGTGGTAAAACGAGTGTTGTCGGATTAACCCAGGAATATGATACTGACCCGAACCAGCCCCTGTTTATTCTGGATGGATTCGAATCGACCTTGAAAGCAATCAGTAATCTGAGTATGGACCGGGTGGCCAGTATCACTGTATTGAAAGATGCTGCTGCAACCGCTATTTATGGTTCCAAGGCAGCGAACGGTGTTATTGTCGTTGAAACAAAAGCTCCTGAAGCCGGAAAACTGCAAGTGAATTACAATGGGAACCTGAATTTTTCATTTGCCGATCTTTCGGATTATAATTTGATGAATGCCCGTGAAAAATTGGCATTTGAAAAATTAGCCGGCCGTTATGGTCCTTTAGATGCAAATGGGGAAATTATAGACGAAGGTTATCAGTCTACTTACTACCAACGTTTGGCTGAAGTGGAGAAAGGGGTGGATTCGTATTGGCTGAACGAACCTTTACGTTTTGCCACTTCCCACAGTCATGATCTTTTTATTGAAGGGGGAGATTCCCGTATGCGTTATGGTTTAGGGGTAAATTATAACCGGACAGCCGGTGTCATGAAAGGGTCTGACAATAATGTCCTGAACGGAAACGTCCGTTTGATTTACCGTTACAAAAATCTGGCATTTACCGATTACGTCAATTTTGATTATTCGGTATCCGATCGCGAAAAAGTAGCTTTTTCCAAATTCTCACAGGCCAATCCCTATTACCGGAAAGTGAACGATTATGGAGAGCCGGAGGCAGTGCTCGAGAAATATAAACTTATGTCAGGTGATGAATATGTCTTCAATCCGTTGTACGATATGTCTTTGAATTCTTCCAACCGAACCCGGAATTTCGGCTTCCGGAACAATTTTGAGGTGGATTGGCGGGTTATTGAACCTCTCCGGTTGAGAGCCAGAATCAGCGTATCGAAGTCGGTGTCTAAACAAGAAGTTTTTCAATCTCCTAAAGCTTCGGTATTTTACGGGAAGAGTGAAAAAGAAAAAGGATCTTATTCTGAAACCAATGGGGATGTGTTGAGCTATGACGGGGATTTGAATGCGACTTTCGGTAAGTTGTTTGACAATAAACACATGGTGAATGCCGTTGTGGGTATGCAGGTGTCCGATAATAAAAACAAGACTTCCGGTTTTAGAGCGATAGGTTATGTCGACGACCGGAATATCACTCCTACTTTTTCCAATGGTTATCCGTCCGGAGAGAAGCCTTCTTATTCAAACAGCCAGAAACGTTCGGCCAGTTATTATATGAACGGGGGATATGCCTATGATAACCGTTATCTGTTGGATGCTAATTTCAGGGCGGACGGTTCATCTGTTTTCGGAGTTTCGAATAAGTTTACGACAACCTGGGCGGTAGGTGTCGGCTGGAATATACACAATGAATCTTTTGTAAAAAACTGTGCGTTTATTGATTTTCTGAAATTGCGTTATTCGATCGGTAATCCGGGTAACCAGAATTTTAGCCTGTACATGTCGTCCAATATGTATAGCTATACGACAAGTTTTAATAATCCTTTCGGTTTAGGAGCCAGAATATCTTCTTACGGGAATCCGAATCTGGAATGGCAGAAAACAATCGATCAGAATTTCGGATTCGATGTAGAAATATTTCATCGTCGTTTACGTCTGAATTTCGACTATTTTATGAAGAATACCGATCCTTTATTGGTATCAGTGACCTTACCGACTTCGACAGGCACAGCTTCCGTACCGACCAATCTGGGAAAACAGACGACCAAAGGGTATACACTTTCGGCTAATGTCGTCGTGTTACAGAAGGAGGAGCTGAACTGGAGTATCAATGGAAATTTACGGCATTTAAAATATGAATATAAGAATATCGGGAATGCACTGGAAAAATACAATGCACAAAACCGGAAAGATGAAACTGATCAAAAGATCGGAAGTTCAAATTTGAAACGTTATTATGACGGAGGAAGCCCTTCTGATATCTGGGCTGTACGTTCGGCCGGAATCGATCCGGTGACCGGACGGGAAATTTTCATCAAGAAAGATGGAACTCAGACTTTTGAATTCGATTATAATGATGAGGTCATCGTCGGTAACTCAGATCCTAAGCTGGAAGGTGTGATCGGCAGTTCATTCTATTGGAAAGGATTGTCGGCTTCGATAAATTTCCGTTACCGGGTAGGTGGACAGATTTTTCTGAGTGCTCTGTACAATAAAGTAGAGAATATTTCTGATCAGGACGTGTATTATAATCAGGACAAACGAGCCCTGTACGACCGTTGGCAGAAACCCGGGGATGTCGCTAAATTTAAAGCCATATCTCTGAATGAAACCACTCCGATGTCTTCCCGTTTTGTTGCCGATGAGAATACATTATCCTGTGAATCGGTTTCCATCGGGTATGAAACCCAGGCTCGCTGGCTGAGGCATTTCGGTGCTTCTTCCATGACTATACGCGGATATATGAACGATATTTTCCGGATATCTACTGTAAAAAATGAACGGGGATTGGATTATCCTTTTGCCCGTAGTGTGGCTTTTTCTTTAGGTATAAGGTTTTAA